From Methyloterricola oryzae, the proteins below share one genomic window:
- a CDS encoding cobalamin B12-binding domain-containing protein → MDDLLGPFRQSLESLDRLAAESLFEQAVERSSPLGAVESLVVPALEQIGGEWQSGSIALSQIYLSGRLCEELVERVLPASDPDRKHQPRSAIVVLSDFHMLGKRIVYALMRASGFELLDYGRMEVDELVARCLRDRIRVLLISVLMLPSALKVREVCAGLQASGGEVKVIVGGAPFLFDPQLWREVGADAMGRNAADAVTIVRQWMDNMP, encoded by the coding sequence GTGGACGATCTGCTCGGCCCTTTCCGTCAGTCTCTGGAATCCCTGGACCGCCTCGCGGCGGAATCCCTGTTCGAGCAGGCCGTGGAACGCTCATCGCCCCTGGGGGCGGTGGAAAGCCTGGTGGTGCCCGCCTTGGAGCAGATCGGCGGCGAGTGGCAATCCGGCTCCATCGCCCTGTCGCAGATCTATCTCAGCGGACGGCTGTGCGAGGAACTGGTGGAACGCGTGCTCCCTGCCAGCGACCCGGACCGCAAGCACCAACCCCGCTCAGCCATCGTCGTCCTGAGCGATTTCCACATGCTGGGGAAGCGCATCGTTTACGCATTGATGCGGGCCAGTGGTTTCGAGCTGCTGGATTACGGGCGCATGGAAGTGGACGAACTGGTGGCGCGCTGTTTGCGCGACCGTATCCGGGTCTTGCTGATCTCAGTGCTGATGCTTCCCTCCGCGCTCAAGGTGCGGGAAGTCTGCGCAGGACTGCAGGCAAGCGGCGGCGAGGTCAAGGTCATCGTCGGTGGCGCGCCTTTCCTGTTCGACCCGCAGTTGTGGCGGGAAGTCGGCGCCGACGCCATGGGCCGCAATGCTGCCGATGCCGTCACCATCGTCCGGCAATGGATGGACAACATGCCATGA